In Phacochoerus africanus isolate WHEZ1 chromosome 14, ROS_Pafr_v1, whole genome shotgun sequence, one genomic interval encodes:
- the AATK gene encoding serine/threonine-protein kinase LMTK1 isoform X1, which translates to MLTLSYLIARSAGSVPRASGWHRQEFENAEGEEFAADFSAQGSPAAAAPNGPDVYVLPLTEVSLPMAKQPGRSVQLLKSTDLGRHSLLYLEEIGHGWFGKVFLGEVNSGISSTQVVVKELKASASVQEQVQFLEEAQPYRALQHSNLLQCLAQCAEVTPYLLVMEFCPMQRVARRQGPLAQTWRPRCEISGLLAAATTSRGVPTELSPPWSRAASQGDLKGYLRSCRVAESMAPDPLTLQRMACEVACGVLHLHRHNYVHSDLALRNCLLTADLTVKIGDYGLSHGKYREDYFVTADQLWVPLRWIAPELVDEVHCNLLVVDQTKASNVWSLGVTIWELFELGAQPYPHHSDRQVLAYAVREQQLKLPKPQLQLTLSDRWYEVMQFCWLQPEQRPTAEEVHLLLSYLCAKGATEAEEEFERRWRSLRPGGSSTGPGLGVAGLALGGPGELAAASSFPLLEQFAGESFHSEGDDVLTVTETSRGLNFEYKWEAGRGAEAFPPPGGALSPGCDGHLQELCALEGAPPGVVPVLSAHSPSVGSEYFIRLEDPAPASGHDPDCAGCAPSTRAAALRPDGRDHDDDSDGSAGASLAMEPLLGHVPPADGPWSHCDYYPCRSHARDLPRASRSPSPETLMLEEPGAEDIAWGVGAFCPPFFEDPLGTSPSGSSGARASAGGEELGEAEVPRATQHRHWSSNVSANNNSGRRAPESWDLGHTGGYLDCCPGVKQTLRAVPELGPPLTPEDPRKPLPGPKGASPGQELGGCLGLPHLYPAEGLSPAPCLVTPPWTEAAVSGGDSPQAEPRLAEEAEGSARLQLPLPSIPSPSQEGALLPAEEASTPPTLPASPTPTGSHAPAPEPAQTLGSGSGSPELEAPGSEEEDTTEATSGVCTDLSSDGPQAEKPDVTAAFRPLQKQGGTPDSSDSLDIPSSASDGGCEGFSPSAAGTPGGQPRALDSGYDTENYESPEFVLKEAHEPEAFGEPASEGESPGPETRLPASLGGLSEKNPYRDSAYFSDLDPEPEPTLGPEERPGGSPARRPGPDLEDPKSPRLQPVQPSPESGVPQGAQGASPGEAPPLPLPLPLPEDASPEPSACPTGPRLEPPWPQEPARQVPPVPSPGRSKMFLQALVSLKSESHGPEPQKALGLLSGPGLQERTGGPGASRTPLCLALPELPSAPEGRPEEEEEESEDSDESDEELRCYSIQEPSEESEEEATPVPVVVAESQSARNLRSLLKMPSLLSEAFCEDLERKKKAVSFFDDVTVYLFDQVGCRRVLCVGGRGSVAGWEAAGDTCCSDPPGKPYPGARGAVPRCEGVAPRLPGGRPGLPQRPLPATAGRPLSRRHRRRRRRVRVGPRPPADAGPGARPAGPRGAPGAGRARALLALHRLTSARVPLLHHTRLRLGRPARGRLRFQKGKKAWRDQVLPGPPVVATLAWGLSSLGRGSAPGLRLDSLVLLSHAFLPPQKAPCWPECPTHLSCQNLPSPCRSVSSSDRAPCPSTSQLRWLLSRGAGGGGSGAPTGTSSSLHFCQPQTRRTQPCPAAHPQSGGFPESPPHPLAPAPPRPCALSLWLWPPGKGLPPCHSVLTAGV; encoded by the exons ATGCTCACGCTGTCCTACCTGATCGCCCGCTCTGCTGGCTCCGTCCCGCGGGCCTCTGGGTGGCACCGTCAG GAGTTTGAGAATGCCGAGGGGGAAGAGTTTGCGGCCGACTTCTCGGCACAGGGCTCCCCGGCGGCAGCGGCTCCGAACGGGCCTGACGTGTACGTCCTCCCGCTCACCGAGGTCTCCCTGCCCATGGCCAAGCAGCCTGGGCGCTCAG TGCAGCTGCTCAAGTCCACGGACCTGGGCCGGCACAGCCTCTTGTACCTGGAGGAGATTGGCCACGGCTGGTTCGGGAAG GTGTTCCTGGGGGAGGTGAACTCGGGGATCAGCAGCACCCAGGTGGTGGTGAAGGAGCTGAAAGCGAGCGCCAGCGTGCAGGAGCAGGTGCAGTTCCTGGAGGAGGCGCAGCCCTACAG GGCCCTGCAGCACAGCAACCTGCTCCAGTGCCTGGCCCAGTGCGCCGAGGTGACGCCCTACCTGTTGGTGATGGAATTCTGCCCCATG cAACGAGTCGCTCGCCGACAGGGGCCCCTGGCGCAGACTTGGCGTCCCCGCTGTGAAATTTCCGGGCTCCTGGCGGCCGCCACGACCTCCCGGGGCGTCCCCACTGAGCTGAGCCCTCCCTGGAGCCGAGCAGCGTCACAG GGGGACCTCAAGGGCTACCTGCGGAGCTGTCGGGTGGCAGAGTCCATGGCGCCTGACCCGCTGACGCTGCAGCGCATGGCCTGCGAGGTGGCCTGCGGCGTTCTGCATCTGCATCGCCACAACTACGTGCACAG TGACCTGGCCCTGAGGAACTGCCTGCTCACGGCTGACCTGACGGTGAAGATTGGTGACTACGGCCTGTCTCACGGCAAATACAGg GAGGACTACTTTGTGACCGCTGACCAGCTGTGGGTGCCGCTGCGCTGGATCGCGCCCGAGCTGGTGGACGAGGTGCACTGCAACCTGCTGGTGGTGGACCAGACCAAGGCCAGCAACGTATG GTCCCTGGGAGTGACCATCTGGGAGCTCTTTGAGCTGGGAGCGCAGCCCTACCCCCACCACTCTGACcggcaggtgctggcctacgccgtcCGGGAGCAGCAGCTCAAGCTGCCCAAACCCCAGCTGCAGCTGACCCTCTCTGACCGCTG GTACGAGGTGATGCAGTTCTGCTGGCTGCAGCCGGAGCAGCGGCCCACGGCCGAGGAGGTGCACCTGCTGCTGTCCTACCTGTGCGCCAAGGGTGCCACCGAGGCAGAGGAGGAGTTTGAGCGGCGCTGGCGCTCGCTGCGGCCCGGTGGGAGCAGCACAggcccggggctgggggtggcaggCCTGGCACTGGGGGGCCCGGGCGAGCTGGCCGCCGCCTCCTCTTTCCCACTGTTGGAGCAGTTCGCCGGGGAGAGCTTCCACTCGGAGGGCGACGACGTGCTGACAGTGACAGAGACCAGCCGAGGCCTCAACTTTGAGTACAAGTGGGAAGCGGGCCGGGGGGCCGAGGCCTTCCCGCCACCGGGGGGCGCGCTGAGTCCCGGCTGCGACGGGCACCTGCAGGAGCTCTGCGCCCTGGAAGGCGCACCCCCCGGCGTGGTGCCCGTGCTCAGCGCTCACAGCCCCTCCGTGGGCAGCGAGTACTTCATCCGCTTGGAAGACCCAGCACCTGCCTCGGGCCACGACCCCGACTGCGCCGGCTGTGCCCCCAGCACCCGAGCAGCGGCCCTGCGCCCAGATGGCCGCGACCACGATGACGACTCTGATGGCAGCGCAGGCGCCTCACTGGCCATGGAGCCTCTGCTGGGCCACGTGCCACCTGCCGACGGCCCCTGGAGCCACTGTGACTACTACCCGTGCAGGAGCCATGCCCGCGACCTGCCCCGCGCCTCGCGCTCACCCTCGCCGGAGACCTTGATGCTGGAGGAGCCGGGAGCAGAGGATATCGCCTGGGGCGTGGGGGCCTTCTGCCCGCCCTTCTTCGAGGACCCGCTGGGCACATCCCCGTCGGGGAGCTCTGGGGCCCGAGCGTCCGCAGGcggggaggagctgggggaggccGAGGTGCCCAGGGCCACCCAGCACAGACATTGGAGCTCCAACGTATCAGCCAACAACAACAGTGGCAGACGAGCACCGGAATCCTGGGACCTGGGCCACACAGGCGGCTACTTGGACTGCTGCCCTGGCGTGAAGCAGACCCTACGGGCCGTCCCTGAGCTGGGCCCTCCCCTGACCCCAGAGGACCCCAGAAAGCCTCTCCCTGGGCCCAAGGGGGCCTCTCCTGGTCAGGAGCTGGGCGGCTGCCTTGGCCTCCCCCATCTGTATCCTGCCGAGGGCTTGTCACCTGCCCCCTGCCTGGTCACACCCCCCTGGACGGAGGCGGCTGTCAGTGGGGGCGACAGCCCCCAGGCAGAACCCAGGCTTGCCGAGGAGGCCGAGGGCTCTGCCAGACTCCAActgccccttccctccatcccatcCCCATCCCAGGAGGGGGCCCTGCTTCCTGCTGAGGAGGCCAGCACCCCGCCCACCCTGCCCGCCTCACCCACGCCCACAGGCAGCCACGCGCCTGCCCCCGAACCGGCCCAGACCCTGGGCAGCGGCAGCGGCTCTCCTGAGCTGGAGGCACCGGGCAGTGAAGAGGAGGACACGACAGAGGCCACTTCTGGTGTCTGCACGGACTTGTCCAGCGACGGCCCCCAGGCTGAGAAGCCAGACGTGACAGCAGCCTTCCGCCCCCTGCAGAAGCAGGGGGGGACCCCGGACTCCTCGGACTCCCTGGACATCCCGTCCTCAGCCAGCGATGGCGGCTGCGAGGGCTTCAGCCCGTCAGCGGCTGGCACCCCTGGCGGGCAGCCCCGAGCCCTGGACAGTGGTTATGACACAGAGAACTACGAGTCCCCCGAGTTTGTACTCAAGGAGGCGCACGAGCCTGAGGCCTTTGGGGAGCCAGCCTCGGAGGGGGAGAGCCCGGGGCCTGAGACTCGGCTCCCGGCCTCCCTGGGCGGCCTCAGCGAGAAGAACCCCTACCGAGACTCTGCCTACTTCTCAGACCTGGACCCCGAGCCAGAGCCCACCCTGGGCCCTGAGGAGAGGCCAGGAGGTAGCCCAGCTCGCAGGCCAGGGCCTGACCTGGAGGACCCGAAGAGCCCCAGGCTGCAGCCTGTGCAGCCCTCCCCTGAGTCTGGGGTGCCCCAGGGGGCACAGGGTGCCAGCCCCGGGGAGGCGcccccactgccactgccactgccactgcctgAGGACGCATCTCCAGAGCCCAGCGCCTGCCCCACAGGCCCCAGGCTGGAGCCTCCCTGGCCCCAAGAGCCAGCCCGCCAGGTGCCACCGGTGCCCAGTCCTGGGCGTTCGAAGATGTTCCTGCAGGCTCTGGTCTCACTCAAGTCGGAGAGCCACGGCCCGGAGCCCCAGAAGGCCCTGGGACTGCTGTCAGGGCCAGGGCTGCAGGAACGGACCGGGGGCCCAGGTGCCTCCAGAACCCCACTCTGCCTGGCCCTGCCGGAACTCCCCTCGGCTCCGGAGGGCCGCccggaggaggaagaggaggagagcgAGGACAGCGACGAGTCGGACGAGGAGCTGCGCTGCTACAGCATCCAGGAGCCGAGCGAGGAGAGCGAGGAGGAGGCGACGCCCGTGCCAGTGGTGGTGGCGGAAAGCCAGAGCGCGCGCAACCTGCGCAGCCTGCTGAAGATGCCCAGCCTGCTGTCTGAGGCCTTCTGCGAGGACCTGGAGCGCAAGAAGAAAGCCGTGTCCTTCTTTGACGACGTCACCGTCTACCTCTTCGACCAGGTGGGCTGCCGCCGTGTGCTCTGCGTCGGGGGACGGGGGTCCGTGGCGGGATGGGAAGCCGCGGGAGACACGTGCTGCTCTGACCCTCCAGGAAAGCCCTACCCGGGAGCTCGGGGAGCCGTTCCCCGGTGCGAAGGAGTCGCCCCCCGCCTTCCTGGCGGGCGGCCCGGGCTCCCCCAGCGCCCCCTGCCGGCCACGGCGGGCAGACCGCTCTCCCGACGGCACCGACGCAGAAG GCGGAGGGTTCGAGTGGGACCACGGCCTCCCGCTGACGCAGGCCCAGGAGCCCGCCCCGCCGGTCCCCGCGGCGCCCCCGGCGCCGGCCGCGCCCGGGCCCTTCTCGCGCTTCACCGTCTCACCAGCGCCCGCGTCCCGCTTCTCCATCACACACGTCTCAGACTCGGACGCCCGGCCCGTGGGAG ACTCCGTTTTCAGAAGGGGAAAAAGGCTTGGAGAGATCAGGTCCTGCCAGGCCCGCCTGTCGTGGCCACCTTGGCGTGGGGCCTCAGCTCCCTGGGGAGAGGCAGTGCTCCAGGGCTGAGACTGGACAGTCTGGTTCTCCTGTCTCATGCTTTCCTCCCTCCTCAGAAGGCACCATGCTGGCCAGAGTGCCCCACCCACCTCTCCTGCCAGAACCTTCCCAGCCCCTGCAGGTCTGTCTCATCCAGTGACCGggccccctgccccagcaccTCTCAGCTCCGATGGCTCCTGTCCAGAGGAGCAGGTGGTGGTGGCTCAGGGGCCCCGACGggcacctcctcctccctccacttcTGTCAGCCTCAGACTAGgaggacacagccctgcccagctGCCCACCCCCAATCTGGGGGCTTCCCTGAAAGCCCACCTCATCCTctggcccccgccccgccccgcccctgtgCCCTcagcctgtggctgtggcctccagGGAAGGGCCTGCCGCCCTGTCACAGTGTGCTCACAGCAGGTGTCTGA
- the AATK gene encoding serine/threonine-protein kinase LMTK1 isoform X3, with product MLTLSYLIARSAGSVPRASGWHRQEFENAEGEEFAADFSAQGSPAAAAPNGPDVYVLPLTEVSLPMAKQPGRSVQLLKSTDLGRHSLLYLEEIGHGWFGKVFLGEVNSGISSTQVVVKELKASASVQEQVQFLEEAQPYRALQHSNLLQCLAQCAEVTPYLLVMEFCPMQRVARRQGPLAQTWRPRCEISGLLAAATTSRGVPTELSPPWSRAASQGDLKGYLRSCRVAESMAPDPLTLQRMACEVACGVLHLHRHNYVHSDLALRNCLLTADLTVKIGDYGLSHGKYREDYFVTADQLWVPLRWIAPELVDEVHCNLLVVDQTKASNVWSLGVTIWELFELGAQPYPHHSDRQVLAYAVREQQLKLPKPQLQLTLSDRWYEVMQFCWLQPEQRPTAEEVHLLLSYLCAKGATEAEEEFERRWRSLRPGGSSTGPGLGVAGLALGGPGELAAASSFPLLEQFAGESFHSEGDDVLTVTETSRGLNFEYKWEAGRGAEAFPPPGGALSPGCDGHLQELCALEGAPPGVVPVLSAHSPSVGSEYFIRLEDPAPASGHDPDCAGCAPSTRAAALRPDGRDHDDDSDGSAGASLAMEPLLGHVPPADGPWSHCDYYPCRSHARDLPRASRSPSPETLMLEEPGAEDIAWGVGAFCPPFFEDPLGTSPSGSSGARASAGGEELGEAEVPRATQHRHWSSNVSANNNSGRRAPESWDLGHTGGYLDCCPGVKQTLRAVPELGPPLTPEDPRKPLPGPKGASPGQELGGCLGLPHLYPAEGLSPAPCLVTPPWTEAAVSGGDSPQAEPRLAEEAEGSARLQLPLPSIPSPSQEGALLPAEEASTPPTLPASPTPTGSHAPAPEPAQTLGSGSGSPELEAPGSEEEDTTEATSGVCTDLSSDGPQAEKPDVTAAFRPLQKQGGTPDSSDSLDIPSSASDGGCEGFSPSAAGTPGGQPRALDSGYDTENYESPEFVLKEAHEPEAFGEPASEGESPGPETRLPASLGGLSEKNPYRDSAYFSDLDPEPEPTLGPEERPGGSPARRPGPDLEDPKSPRLQPVQPSPESGVPQGAQGASPGEAPPLPLPLPLPEDASPEPSACPTGPRLEPPWPQEPARQVPPVPSPGRSKMFLQALVSLKSESHGPEPQKALGLLSGPGLQERTGGPGASRTPLCLALPELPSAPEGRPEEEEEESEDSDESDEELRCYSIQEPSEESEEEATPVPVVVAESQSARNLRSLLKMPSLLSEAFCEDLERKKKAVSFFDDVTVYLFDQVGCRRVLCVGGRGSVAGWEAAGDTCCSDPPGKPYPGARGAVPRCEGVAPRLPGGRPGLPQRPLPATAGRPLSRRHRRRRRRVRVGPRPPADAGPGARPAGPRGAPGAGRARALLALHRLTSARVPLLHHTRLRLGRPARGRLRFQKGKKAWRDQVLPGPPVVATLAWGLSSLGRGSAPGLRLDSLVLLSHAFLPPQKAPCWPECPTHLSCQNLPSPCRPGSRCWGQL from the exons ATGCTCACGCTGTCCTACCTGATCGCCCGCTCTGCTGGCTCCGTCCCGCGGGCCTCTGGGTGGCACCGTCAG GAGTTTGAGAATGCCGAGGGGGAAGAGTTTGCGGCCGACTTCTCGGCACAGGGCTCCCCGGCGGCAGCGGCTCCGAACGGGCCTGACGTGTACGTCCTCCCGCTCACCGAGGTCTCCCTGCCCATGGCCAAGCAGCCTGGGCGCTCAG TGCAGCTGCTCAAGTCCACGGACCTGGGCCGGCACAGCCTCTTGTACCTGGAGGAGATTGGCCACGGCTGGTTCGGGAAG GTGTTCCTGGGGGAGGTGAACTCGGGGATCAGCAGCACCCAGGTGGTGGTGAAGGAGCTGAAAGCGAGCGCCAGCGTGCAGGAGCAGGTGCAGTTCCTGGAGGAGGCGCAGCCCTACAG GGCCCTGCAGCACAGCAACCTGCTCCAGTGCCTGGCCCAGTGCGCCGAGGTGACGCCCTACCTGTTGGTGATGGAATTCTGCCCCATG cAACGAGTCGCTCGCCGACAGGGGCCCCTGGCGCAGACTTGGCGTCCCCGCTGTGAAATTTCCGGGCTCCTGGCGGCCGCCACGACCTCCCGGGGCGTCCCCACTGAGCTGAGCCCTCCCTGGAGCCGAGCAGCGTCACAG GGGGACCTCAAGGGCTACCTGCGGAGCTGTCGGGTGGCAGAGTCCATGGCGCCTGACCCGCTGACGCTGCAGCGCATGGCCTGCGAGGTGGCCTGCGGCGTTCTGCATCTGCATCGCCACAACTACGTGCACAG TGACCTGGCCCTGAGGAACTGCCTGCTCACGGCTGACCTGACGGTGAAGATTGGTGACTACGGCCTGTCTCACGGCAAATACAGg GAGGACTACTTTGTGACCGCTGACCAGCTGTGGGTGCCGCTGCGCTGGATCGCGCCCGAGCTGGTGGACGAGGTGCACTGCAACCTGCTGGTGGTGGACCAGACCAAGGCCAGCAACGTATG GTCCCTGGGAGTGACCATCTGGGAGCTCTTTGAGCTGGGAGCGCAGCCCTACCCCCACCACTCTGACcggcaggtgctggcctacgccgtcCGGGAGCAGCAGCTCAAGCTGCCCAAACCCCAGCTGCAGCTGACCCTCTCTGACCGCTG GTACGAGGTGATGCAGTTCTGCTGGCTGCAGCCGGAGCAGCGGCCCACGGCCGAGGAGGTGCACCTGCTGCTGTCCTACCTGTGCGCCAAGGGTGCCACCGAGGCAGAGGAGGAGTTTGAGCGGCGCTGGCGCTCGCTGCGGCCCGGTGGGAGCAGCACAggcccggggctgggggtggcaggCCTGGCACTGGGGGGCCCGGGCGAGCTGGCCGCCGCCTCCTCTTTCCCACTGTTGGAGCAGTTCGCCGGGGAGAGCTTCCACTCGGAGGGCGACGACGTGCTGACAGTGACAGAGACCAGCCGAGGCCTCAACTTTGAGTACAAGTGGGAAGCGGGCCGGGGGGCCGAGGCCTTCCCGCCACCGGGGGGCGCGCTGAGTCCCGGCTGCGACGGGCACCTGCAGGAGCTCTGCGCCCTGGAAGGCGCACCCCCCGGCGTGGTGCCCGTGCTCAGCGCTCACAGCCCCTCCGTGGGCAGCGAGTACTTCATCCGCTTGGAAGACCCAGCACCTGCCTCGGGCCACGACCCCGACTGCGCCGGCTGTGCCCCCAGCACCCGAGCAGCGGCCCTGCGCCCAGATGGCCGCGACCACGATGACGACTCTGATGGCAGCGCAGGCGCCTCACTGGCCATGGAGCCTCTGCTGGGCCACGTGCCACCTGCCGACGGCCCCTGGAGCCACTGTGACTACTACCCGTGCAGGAGCCATGCCCGCGACCTGCCCCGCGCCTCGCGCTCACCCTCGCCGGAGACCTTGATGCTGGAGGAGCCGGGAGCAGAGGATATCGCCTGGGGCGTGGGGGCCTTCTGCCCGCCCTTCTTCGAGGACCCGCTGGGCACATCCCCGTCGGGGAGCTCTGGGGCCCGAGCGTCCGCAGGcggggaggagctgggggaggccGAGGTGCCCAGGGCCACCCAGCACAGACATTGGAGCTCCAACGTATCAGCCAACAACAACAGTGGCAGACGAGCACCGGAATCCTGGGACCTGGGCCACACAGGCGGCTACTTGGACTGCTGCCCTGGCGTGAAGCAGACCCTACGGGCCGTCCCTGAGCTGGGCCCTCCCCTGACCCCAGAGGACCCCAGAAAGCCTCTCCCTGGGCCCAAGGGGGCCTCTCCTGGTCAGGAGCTGGGCGGCTGCCTTGGCCTCCCCCATCTGTATCCTGCCGAGGGCTTGTCACCTGCCCCCTGCCTGGTCACACCCCCCTGGACGGAGGCGGCTGTCAGTGGGGGCGACAGCCCCCAGGCAGAACCCAGGCTTGCCGAGGAGGCCGAGGGCTCTGCCAGACTCCAActgccccttccctccatcccatcCCCATCCCAGGAGGGGGCCCTGCTTCCTGCTGAGGAGGCCAGCACCCCGCCCACCCTGCCCGCCTCACCCACGCCCACAGGCAGCCACGCGCCTGCCCCCGAACCGGCCCAGACCCTGGGCAGCGGCAGCGGCTCTCCTGAGCTGGAGGCACCGGGCAGTGAAGAGGAGGACACGACAGAGGCCACTTCTGGTGTCTGCACGGACTTGTCCAGCGACGGCCCCCAGGCTGAGAAGCCAGACGTGACAGCAGCCTTCCGCCCCCTGCAGAAGCAGGGGGGGACCCCGGACTCCTCGGACTCCCTGGACATCCCGTCCTCAGCCAGCGATGGCGGCTGCGAGGGCTTCAGCCCGTCAGCGGCTGGCACCCCTGGCGGGCAGCCCCGAGCCCTGGACAGTGGTTATGACACAGAGAACTACGAGTCCCCCGAGTTTGTACTCAAGGAGGCGCACGAGCCTGAGGCCTTTGGGGAGCCAGCCTCGGAGGGGGAGAGCCCGGGGCCTGAGACTCGGCTCCCGGCCTCCCTGGGCGGCCTCAGCGAGAAGAACCCCTACCGAGACTCTGCCTACTTCTCAGACCTGGACCCCGAGCCAGAGCCCACCCTGGGCCCTGAGGAGAGGCCAGGAGGTAGCCCAGCTCGCAGGCCAGGGCCTGACCTGGAGGACCCGAAGAGCCCCAGGCTGCAGCCTGTGCAGCCCTCCCCTGAGTCTGGGGTGCCCCAGGGGGCACAGGGTGCCAGCCCCGGGGAGGCGcccccactgccactgccactgccactgcctgAGGACGCATCTCCAGAGCCCAGCGCCTGCCCCACAGGCCCCAGGCTGGAGCCTCCCTGGCCCCAAGAGCCAGCCCGCCAGGTGCCACCGGTGCCCAGTCCTGGGCGTTCGAAGATGTTCCTGCAGGCTCTGGTCTCACTCAAGTCGGAGAGCCACGGCCCGGAGCCCCAGAAGGCCCTGGGACTGCTGTCAGGGCCAGGGCTGCAGGAACGGACCGGGGGCCCAGGTGCCTCCAGAACCCCACTCTGCCTGGCCCTGCCGGAACTCCCCTCGGCTCCGGAGGGCCGCccggaggaggaagaggaggagagcgAGGACAGCGACGAGTCGGACGAGGAGCTGCGCTGCTACAGCATCCAGGAGCCGAGCGAGGAGAGCGAGGAGGAGGCGACGCCCGTGCCAGTGGTGGTGGCGGAAAGCCAGAGCGCGCGCAACCTGCGCAGCCTGCTGAAGATGCCCAGCCTGCTGTCTGAGGCCTTCTGCGAGGACCTGGAGCGCAAGAAGAAAGCCGTGTCCTTCTTTGACGACGTCACCGTCTACCTCTTCGACCAGGTGGGCTGCCGCCGTGTGCTCTGCGTCGGGGGACGGGGGTCCGTGGCGGGATGGGAAGCCGCGGGAGACACGTGCTGCTCTGACCCTCCAGGAAAGCCCTACCCGGGAGCTCGGGGAGCCGTTCCCCGGTGCGAAGGAGTCGCCCCCCGCCTTCCTGGCGGGCGGCCCGGGCTCCCCCAGCGCCCCCTGCCGGCCACGGCGGGCAGACCGCTCTCCCGACGGCACCGACGCAGAAG GCGGAGGGTTCGAGTGGGACCACGGCCTCCCGCTGACGCAGGCCCAGGAGCCCGCCCCGCCGGTCCCCGCGGCGCCCCCGGCGCCGGCCGCGCCCGGGCCCTTCTCGCGCTTCACCGTCTCACCAGCGCCCGCGTCCCGCTTCTCCATCACACACGTCTCAGACTCGGACGCCCGGCCCGTGGGAG ACTCCGTTTTCAGAAGGGGAAAAAGGCTTGGAGAGATCAGGTCCTGCCAGGCCCGCCTGTCGTGGCCACCTTGGCGTGGGGCCTCAGCTCCCTGGGGAGAGGCAGTGCTCCAGGGCTGAGACTGGACAGTCTGGTTCTCCTGTCTCATGCTTTCCTCCCTCCTCAGAAGGCACCATGCTGGCCAGAGTGCCCCACCCACCTCTCCTGCCAGAACCTTCCCAGCCCCTGCAG GCCCGGAAGCAGATGCTGGGGGCAGCTGTAA